GAAAGTAGAGCGAAAAGCCGGGAAATAATTTTGGATTCTCTAATATTAAATCTTAAAGTATAACAATTGGCGGATGCCATTTTTGTTTAAGCCTCGCAAAAAGTTTTATAAAATGTGCTTTAAAACTTGCAAAAAAATTGAAGGAGATTTCGAAATGAAGGGACGCATCCGATGCGCATATATTTCGAAACATTTGCACCAAACCCAAAGAGACCAAGATAGTTAAAGTCCTATTTTATTATTAACCAAAACGTCGTTAAAGCTTTGTAACCTTAATATTTCCAATAAAACAATCCACCAGATCCGGCTCCTGAGTAAAACTTCTGATTACAAAACCAGTATATAACAATCCGTCTGCAATGCTGCAATCGCCACAAGGTTTGCCATATTTGGTTTTAAATTGTGAGGAGTTGGTGAATTCCTTTCCGTTAAGAAACAAAGAAATAAGCGGACCTTTTTTTATCAGCTGAATGTGCACCTTACGTTTTTTGCTGGTGAATACGGGCTGGGCTTCGGTAAAATAACCGCCTTTGTCGTTATAATCCATTTTCGATGGATAGTTTAAAAGGTCAATTTTTAATTCCCCCCGGTAATTATGATTTTCATCCAGTGCACTTTGGTTGCCGGCTGTAATACTTGTTTTCAAACCGGAAGAATAGGTCACGCCATCGCTGCCCTTTTTGCTGCCTTTCAGTTCCATCGTGAGGTTTGCCCCCCACCTGCCGTCAAATGCGGAAGTGACGACATCATATTCCAGACTGAAATTTTCAGGCAGATTTTTAAGCGTGGCAGGTGTTAGTTCCGTGCTATATCCCAGCTTTAACCAGTTCCCATTTTCACCTTCAATCTTCGATATAACATGAGTTTTTCCTGTCGAGCTAAAATGCCAGCCGGCGGGTTTGCTTCCAACTTGTTCCTGCGAAAAGTCATCAAACAACACAACACCAGCTGGCAGATTTCCCAGTTTTTTAGCAGTCAGGTCTTTTTTTTCGGCAGTTGTATTTCTGTAAGAATCCAGTCTCGCCTTTAATTCACCAGCATTTGATGGCGCGTAGGTTTTGCCTTTAATTTTGTCGGGGTCATAGAAATAATTGTAGATGTAATCATAATTAATGTTTTGTGACATTGCTGTATACAATTCATACAACTGATTTCCTCTGTCTTTTTTTTCAAATGGGAATGCAACGGCTATCCATAATGGTGTTATGTCATTCAATTTGGCCATGGTTGCTGCATCCAGTTTCAGAACCTGAAAAGCCTGATTCAGACCTTTTCCAAAGTTATCAATTTTAAAAATATCCGGGTCCGTTTCAAAACTGAACATACTGGGCTGCATACTACGAATAATTGCTGCTTCATTTTAATGAGTTTGCATATCGTCTTTTCAATTCCTGTATATTCTTTCTGTATCTGGTAATGTCGTTTTTCTCAAAATAATCCAGCGCCTCATCCTGCTTTTTCTTATTATCAGGCCATTGCGATGCAACCTCTTTTCTTTTGTCAGCCAATACTTTTTGCAGGCCCTCTTCGGCCTTTTGCAATAACTCACCTTTACTTACAGAAATCCATGGAAGTTTATTATCAGGCGCCAGATATACTGTGGACCAGTCGTTTACTCTGGTAATATACTTGTAGGCGTTGGGATGAATACGCGGATCTGCTCCCTTCCGGTTATCTAACGTCTGACTGGTTTCAGCATAGCCGTCTGGCTGTATTACAAAATAAAATTCATTTCCCGTATTTATAAAACTGATAGGAAAAGCACCGAATAATTGGTTCGCTGCTATGGCAAACTTTGTATTTTCTTCCGGTATTGGCTTGAAATTTCCATTGGGTTCTGTCCACATTTTATCGTGACTTACATTCCAAACAAGAAAATTAACTCCATATCCCTTGTTATTGATATAGCGTGATGAGGTACCCAAACCACCGACTGGCGTATAACTGGCTTTCATCCACTTGATCATGTCATTGACAATGACCTCCTTCTTTTTGCCGGTCGCGTCGGTCTGCGGTTTCAGGTGATCAAACCGGTTATTGCTCCACCAGCCGATAACGCTGTCCTGTATATCCTGATCATGATCGCGCTGGGCAGAACAAGGAGAGATTGTTACAAAAAAGATCCAAAATACGAAGCAAGGGTATTTCATTGTATTGCCTTTTATGTCATTAGAGCAATATCCGGCTCAGTCACTTTTAGAATCATACGAAATTGAAGTCTAGCTGCAAGGATTTCTCTTAGAAACCAGCTTTATTCTTTTTCAAATTAGAGCAAAGCCAAAACTCAATTGACTGACGAACAGATACTAAACTAAATTAGAAAAAAATATACGATCAAAAAATATACTGAAAAATTTAGGGCATTGTTTGAGTAACCGGTAAGAACATCTGCATTTTCAGTATTGAAATTTATTTTTATGCTTTGATATCACTGCTTCAAGCGCATCAACAGTGACTACCAAAATCCATTAATTAAATTGATGTAACTTTTATTAAAATAATATTGATCTACAAAAGACAATTTAATACAATTACATTACTAAGTGTTTTTTAATACATAAGTCCGATAACCACCTCCGATGAAAAAATTCATAATGTTTTTAGGCTTACTGCTGATTTCTTTAAGTTGTAAGAAAAATGAGGTTTCTCAAATAGAAACGGATAAAACATTTTATACCACAAAAGCCAGAATTTTGGAAATTTCATGCGCTGGTCAGGTTGTACAGCTGCTGGATAACACCGAAAACAAGGGTGAAAACTTTTGGGGAAGGTCGCATCTGAATGGTATTCAGGATAGTTCTAATCCAAATGATACAATTTATAAAAATTGCGTGGTGTTAAATCCGGTTCCACAAAACAGAATCATCCTGGGTGACACGCTGGAATTTACCTATTCAAAAGTCAATGGTTTCAAAAATGTATGCGTCTTAGGTCTTCCCGTCGTTACACTTTATCAAATGGAAAAGCTCAAAAGCAAAATTTAGCAAAGTGATTTTATCCTTTGGATGCATGGTTGGAACCGGGATTTGAGAATCAATTTTGCTTAATGAATTCATAATATTGAAAAGTTCAAAGATCCGGTCGGCAAGCTAACTTTGTCCAAAAATAGCAATAGTATGGAAAGAAGATCGGCGCTGAAAAATATTGGTTTACTTTTAACACCCGCCCTCGCTCCGGGTCCGATCATCAAGGAAAAACAGCCTGTTTTAAGAATAGCTCATCTCACAGATATCCACTTAAAAAATGAATTCACAGCACCTGAAAAATTTGTCAGATGCCTGCACCATGTTCAGCAGCAAACGCCAAAAGTTGACTTGATTCTTAATGGTGGTGACATTGTTTTTGATATGAACAAGGAAAATATTGACACAATCAATGCCCAGTGGAAACTTGTTCATGGTATTATGAAGGCAGAATGCTCTATTCCGGTTCATTACTGTCTGGGAAATCATGACATATGGTGGGACGAGAAAAGCAGGCAACAAACTTTCTACGGGAAGCATTATGCCATGAATCAGCTCGGTCTTTCCCGGCCCTATTACAGTTTTATGCAAAAAGGCTGGAAGTTTATTGTTCTCGACAGCGTACATCTGGATATTGATGATACCTGGTATATTGGAAAACTCGGTGAGGAACAATTCTCATGGCTCGAAAATGAATTAAAAAATACAGATACCCAAACACCGGTGTTGGTTTTATCGCACATTCCAATCCTGACTGCCACTCTGATGATTGAGGACAAAGTGATCAATAAGTGGGAGATATTGGGAGGCGATATGCACACGGATACGTCCAAAATTATAAACCTGTTTTACCAGCACCCAAACGTGAAAGTGTGTTTGAGCGGGCATATTCATTTACGCGACAAAGTGGAATATAATAACGTCAGCTATATCTGCAACGGTGCTGTAAGCGGCGCGTGGTGGAATGGTAATAACCGTCAAACGGCTCCCGGTTATGGTTTGATTGACCTTTATGCAGATGGAAGTTTTGAGGAAAAATATTGTAATTATTAATCGAAATGGCAGAATAAGGTATCGGACTGAATAACAATCAGTTTTCCCAGGTTAATTTCACCTGATGTACATAGTCAGTCAATAGTATTATTTTGATCTCAAAAATCAATTGTTTGATTCTTGCAATCCGTTATTTGCGGAAGTTTCTACCTTTATTTTTTAATTCAACAAAACTATAAAATGATAGAAGCAAAAGCATATGCAGCGCAAAGTGTCGCAGCAGATTTGACTCCATGGAACTTTGAGCGCCGCGAAGTAGGCCCACACGATGTACAGTTTGATATACTATTTTGTGGAGTTTGCCATTCTGATTTGCACCAGGTTAAAAATGACTGGTTTCCTGGAATTTTTCCAATGGTACCGGGACACGAAATCGTTGGCCGCGTGGTTAAAGTGGGTGATCATGTAAAGAAATTCAAAGTAGGTGACCTGGCCGGAACAGGCTGTATGGTTGACTCCTGCCAGGAATGTGAAAATTGTAAAAAGGATCTTGAACAGTATTGTTTGGAAGGCAACACCCAGACTTACAACAGTTACGAACGTGATGGTAAAACGCCAACTTACGGAGGTTATTCCAGCACCATTGTGGTAAGAGAAGAATTTGTTTTACGTATTTCTGAGAAATTAAATCTTGCAGCAGTTGCGCCTTTGTTATGTGCCGGAATCACTACTTATTCTCCATTAAGACACTGGAAAGTAGGAAAAAGCCATAAATTGGCGGTACTTGGACTTGGAGGCCTTGGTCACATGGCTGTGAAATTTGGTGTAGCTTTCGGTGCCGAAGTGACTGTACTAAGTACATCGCCTAAAAAAGAAGAGGACGCAAAAAAATTAGGTGCGCATCATTTTGTTGTAACTACGGACGAAGCGCAGGTTAAGGCTGCAATAGGTACTTACGATTTCATACTGGATACAGTTTCCGCGCCGCACGACTTCAACATGTATCTTTCGCTTTTAAGAACTGACGGAACGTTGATCTGCGTAGGTGTTCCGCCGAAACCGGCTGAAATAGCAGCTTTCAGTTTGCTGGGCGGCAGAAAAAGTATCGGTGGTTCAGGTATTGGCGGTATCGCTGAAACTCAGGAAATGCTTGATTATTGTGCAGAACATAATATCGTTTCGGACATAGAAATGATCGATATTAAGGATATTCATAACGCTTACGAGCGGATGGAAAAAGGAGACGTTCGTTACAGATTTGTGATCGATATCGCAACATTGTAATCGTTATCAGAAGATTTCGCAGATGAAAAACAAAACTTTATAAAAGCATAATCCGCAAAAGAGAAAATCCATTAAGCTTACCTGAATTTCGGTAAGTTTAATGGATTTTTTTTAACCGTATGACCACAGAGGTTGAAACCGAAGGGATTCAACAGGTAATTACTGCAATTTCTTATTTCTGCATAAATAGGCGAATAATGAACAGAACCGGAATTATTTTGAATAAGTAATTGTATTACCACCCAAACCCCCTCCAATTCCAGATTATTATTTCAAAACTGCCTTATTCCTTAATACCAAAGTTTAAAACGGTAAAAATTTAGTTTCATAGAACTAATTTTACACAAACCTTGGAATAACAAATAAAAATTTACGTATACTGTCGAATAAATTTGTAATTATTAAGTATAAATAAGTTACTTTTGAACGTATTAGTATCAATTGGAGCTATAACCTTCTTCTATGAAAATACTTTTTACCTGCCTCATTCTTATTTTTCCGTTCGGACTTACCGCACAAAACAGCCAGCCCGGCAGCGTTCTGACGAAGCAGAAAAAACATACTATAAATTATATCGGTCTTAAATTTGGTGCGTTGGCGAGCTCTTTCAGCCGTAACAGCAGTATCATGATGCCTTCTCCAGGCAAAAAATCTCTTTCTGCCTGGCACGCCGGTCTTGCTATGGATCTCTTTTCAAAAGTAAACTACAACGCCCGTGTTGAATTGTCTTACCTAAGCAAAGGCGCCAGAGAAACGTTTAATAATGACCGCATAAGTATTCAAAGTAAAAACAGATTACATTATTTGCAGCTTAGTGCCCTGCCGCTTGTGCTCAAAGGCGGATCTAAAAAAATCAACCCGTATCTGGCCTTTGGCGGTTATTATGCCAGGCGAATCGGTATTAATTCCCAATCAAAAACCCCACAGCAAAATTGGGAGAATGACCCCATAACAACCAAAAATCTTAATGTCAGGGGCGATTATGGCTACTCGGTTTCGGCAGGCATTTACATTCGTAAAAGACCTGTTTTTGAAATTCGCTACGAAGCCGGATTACGTTCCGTATCATCTTCATCAGATATCAAGAACCGTTCTCTTATCCTGTCCTTTTCTATCTAGTTTGCCATGAAATATCAATTCATGTTTTCTGCCCGGCTCTTTTGCCTGTTTTACGCATTTTGTCTTTTATCAGGCTGCGAAAAGGTAGCTCCCTTGGAAACAGATGAATTTTACAGGTTTGATAATCTTCATAAATTATCAATTCAAAAGCCGAAAACAACCGATTTTTTTCTGGGTACCGAAAAACCCGAAATTCCTTTAAGTGCAATTGCTTACGATGAGCGTGGAAGCGTAATTGAGGCTCCGTCGGAAGTAATTAGTTTTTATAGTAACGATGTTGAAATTACTGGTGAATCCTTTGTACCCGAAAAAGTAGGAAGATATGCTATCGTTGGCAAGCTGGCCGGACAAGTGAGTGATACGATGATTATCAGGGTCTGGAATCCGGCTTCATTGAAACTTTCTTTGAGTATTTCAAACCAGCCCGCGGCGTTTTACGCCAATGGTAAAGACACATTAAATTTCAAGGTCAATGTGCTTAAAGGTAGTAAGGTCGTTGGTGTCAAATTTCCTTATCAGCTCTATGTGAATGATAAGGAGCAGCGGTCCGGAAAATTCGCAACAAAAACTTCCGGC
The nucleotide sequence above comes from Dyadobacter subterraneus. Encoded proteins:
- a CDS encoding NAD(P)-dependent alcohol dehydrogenase — its product is MIEAKAYAAQSVAADLTPWNFERREVGPHDVQFDILFCGVCHSDLHQVKNDWFPGIFPMVPGHEIVGRVVKVGDHVKKFKVGDLAGTGCMVDSCQECENCKKDLEQYCLEGNTQTYNSYERDGKTPTYGGYSSTIVVREEFVLRISEKLNLAAVAPLLCAGITTYSPLRHWKVGKSHKLAVLGLGGLGHMAVKFGVAFGAEVTVLSTSPKKEEDAKKLGAHHFVVTTDEAQVKAAIGTYDFILDTVSAPHDFNMYLSLLRTDGTLICVGVPPKPAEIAAFSLLGGRKSIGGSGIGGIAETQEMLDYCAEHNIVSDIEMIDIKDIHNAYERMEKGDVRYRFVIDIATL
- a CDS encoding metallophosphoesterase family protein, translating into MERRSALKNIGLLLTPALAPGPIIKEKQPVLRIAHLTDIHLKNEFTAPEKFVRCLHHVQQQTPKVDLILNGGDIVFDMNKENIDTINAQWKLVHGIMKAECSIPVHYCLGNHDIWWDEKSRQQTFYGKHYAMNQLGLSRPYYSFMQKGWKFIVLDSVHLDIDDTWYIGKLGEEQFSWLENELKNTDTQTPVLVLSHIPILTATLMIEDKVINKWEILGGDMHTDTSKIINLFYQHPNVKVCLSGHIHLRDKVEYNNVSYICNGAVSGAWWNGNNRQTAPGYGLIDLYADGSFEEKYCNY
- a CDS encoding outer membrane beta-barrel protein, with product MKILFTCLILIFPFGLTAQNSQPGSVLTKQKKHTINYIGLKFGALASSFSRNSSIMMPSPGKKSLSAWHAGLAMDLFSKVNYNARVELSYLSKGARETFNNDRISIQSKNRLHYLQLSALPLVLKGGSKKINPYLAFGGYYARRIGINSQSKTPQQNWENDPITTKNLNVRGDYGYSVSAGIYIRKRPVFEIRYEAGLRSVSSSSDIKNRSLILSFSI